One part of the Osmerus mordax isolate fOsmMor3 chromosome 18, fOsmMor3.pri, whole genome shotgun sequence genome encodes these proteins:
- the si:dkey-14o18.2 gene encoding neuronal pentraxin-1: MSESESESESESKSKSESESESENAMGGSVPGLEYDYGISPKFVCTPIPPEADPSCFTPGGPAHGPAHGTAHGTAHGPSSNGHGNGHSNGHHIMSDEAKSTILHLRESLVRQKETILDQRETIRELTAKLTLCEGFGRGVGHHDDHEDHHGPSSHHSSHHPGSSHHSYHDTDHHTDSHYPHNGHRPDPHHRGTGSYSGSKHGAFSAEQTGKTLQTLKERLENLQARNSSSSYSSSLRDLLQRKINALEEQLHNHHGGNHGPGHHDDHHDNHGNGHHDDHHDDHHDDHDDDHHDDHHDDHHDDHHDDHHDDHHDDHHDDHHATAVMTITTMITMALVTMTTTTMITMMITTVLVTTKTTMPLVTMTTTMVPVTTTTSKDLATTMTITMTTMAVTMALVTMMIITMITVTMVDTMVVTQTITPDLPMAANLFQPDLLSVGEWAMPNWTRSSVTCTTGTLSLVSGRKKPKSPDAFQIGFPMRTNYMYGRVKRTLLNEIFALTVCLWLKGGSGPGLGTPFSYSVPGQANELVLIEWGNNPMELLINDKAVTLPISLTDGKWHHLCITWTTRDGLWEAYQDGVKRGSGENLSAWHPIKPGGVFILGQEQDTLGGRFDATQSFVGEMSDLQFWSRVLTHNEIFSQASCGGHLTGDIITWTEAVVELHGGVTKYPFDPCH, encoded by the exons TGGGAGGTAGTGTGCCAGGGTTGGAGTATGACTATGGCATCAGCCCCAAATTTGTCTGCACCCCAATCCCACCGGAAGCAGACCCCAGCTGTTTTACACCGGGCGGGCCAGCACACGGGCCAGCACACGGGACAGCACACGGGACAGCACACGGGCCCAGCAGTAACGGCCATGGTAACGGCCACAGTAACGGGCACCACA TTATGTCGGACGAGGCTAAATCCACCATCTTGCACCTGCGGGAGAGCCTGGTGCGGCAGAAGGAGACCATTTTGGACCAGAGGGAGACTATCCGAGAGCTGACGGCCAAGCTCACTCTCTGCGAGGGCTTTGGTCGTGGGGTTGGTCACCACGACGACCACGAGGACCATCATGGGCCATCGTCGCACCACAGCTCGCACCACCCGGGCTCCTCTCACCACTCCTACCATGACACCGACCACCACACGGACTCCCACTACCCCCATAATGGCCACCGGCCAGACCCACACCACCGGGGGACGGGGTCCTATAGTGGGAGCAAACATGGGGCGTTTTCTGCTGAGCAGACAGGAaagaccctccagaccctgaaggagaggctggagaactTGCAG gccaGGAACTCCTCTAGCTCCTACTCCAGCTCACTGAGGGACCTGCTCCAGAGAAAGATTAATGCTCTGGAGGAACAACTACACAATCACCATGGGGGAAACCATGGCCCTGGTCACCATGAtgatcaccatgacaaccatgGTAACGGTCACCATGACGACCATCACGATGACCACCATGATGATCATGATGACGATCACCATGATGATCACCACGATGACCATCATGATGATCACCACGATGACCATCATGACGATCACCACGACGATCATCATGACGATCATCATG CCACAGCCGTCATGACAATCACCACGATGATCACCATGGCCCTGGTCACCATGACGACCACCACGATGATCACCATGATGATCACCACGGTCCTGGTCACCACGAAGACCACCATGCCACTGGTCACCATGACGACCACCATGGTCCCGGTCACCACGACGACCAGCAAGGACCTGGCCACCACGATGACCATCACGATGACCACCATGGCAGTGACCATGGCCCTGGTCACCATGATGATCATCACGATGATCACCGTGACAATGGTGGACACCATGGTAGTGACACAGACCATCACCCCAGACCTCCCTATGGCAGCAAACCTGTTCCAGCCAGACCTCCTGTCCGTGGGGGAGTGGGCCATGCCAAACTGGACACGGTCTTCAGTCACCTGCACAACAGGAACACTGAGCCTGGTAA gtggccGCAAGAAGCCAAAGAGTCCAGACGCCTTCCAGATCGGCTTCCCCATGAGGACCAACTACATGTACGGAAGGGTGAAGAGGACCCTGCTCAACGAGATCTTTGCCCTGACCGTCTGCCTGTGGCTGAAGGGCGGCTCTGGCCCTGGTCTGGGCACACCCTTCTCCTACTCCGTACCTGGCCAGGCCAACGAGCTAGTGCTGATTGAATGGGGCAACAACCCCATGGAGCTACTGAtcaatgacaag GCTGTGACTCTGCCCATCTCTCTGACGGATGGGAAGTGGCACCACCTGTGCATCACCTGGACAACGAGGGATGGCCTGTGGGAAGCCTACCAGGACGGGGTGAAGAGGGGGTCAGGGGAGAACCTCTCAGCCTGGCACCCCATCAAGCCTGGAGGGGTCTTCATCCTCGGGCAAGAGCAG GACACGCTGGGTGGACGCTTTGATGCTACTCAGTCCTTTGTGGGAGAGATGTCTGACCTTCAATTCTGGTCACGGGTTCTGACGCACAATGAGATCTTCAGTCAGGCCAGTTGTGGAGGTCACCTGACCGGTGATATCATCACATGGACAGAGGCTGTGGTGGAGTTACATGGTGGGGTTACCAAGTACCCCTTTGACCCTTGCCACTAA